A genomic stretch from Penicillium digitatum chromosome 4, complete sequence includes:
- a CDS encoding AP-3 adaptor complex subunit sigma, putative yields MINAVLVFNNNGQPRLTKFYTQLDTQTQQSLIAQIYRLVAQRPASACNFLPLPPLLSQGASSSASGPSDTPTQITYRTYATLSFIMISTSTESPLALIDLIQVFVEALDRMFENVCELDLIFGYETMHAVLGEMIVGGVVVETHIEKIIAGVRSQEGSLGKKKAVQAASTTLGRGALPGLGAWR; encoded by the exons ATGATCAACGCAGTCCTCGTCTTCAATAATAATGGCCAGCCCCGGCTAACCAAGTTTTACACACAGCTG GACACGCAAACACAACAATCCTTGATCGCGCAAATATATCGTCTAGTCGCGCAGCGTCCAGCAAGCGCCTGCAACTTCCTCCCACTCCCACCTCTCCTCTCGCAAGGTGCCAGCTCCTCCGCCTCCGGGCCCTCCGACACCCCCACGCAAATCACATACCGGACTTACGCAACGCTGTCCTTCATCATGATCTCTACGTCCACCGAGTCCCCACTTGCTCTGATCGATCTTATTCAGGTGTTTGTCGAGGCGCTGGATCGCATGTTCGAGAATGTCTGCGAATTGGATCTTATTTTCGGCTATGAGACGATGCATGCTGTGCTTGGGGAGATGATCGTTGGCGGTGTTGTGGTTGAGACACATATTGAGAAAATCATTGCTGGTGTGCGTTCCCAGGAAGGATCGctggggaagaagaaggctgTTCAGGCTGCTAGTACTACTTTGGGTCGTGGGGCTTTGCCTGGGTTAGGGGCTTGGAGGTGA